The following are encoded together in the Oncorhynchus gorbuscha isolate QuinsamMale2020 ecotype Even-year linkage group LG03, OgorEven_v1.0, whole genome shotgun sequence genome:
- the LOC124032010 gene encoding zinc finger and BTB domain-containing protein 17-like: MMDFPWHSGKVLEQLNHQRQLGLLCDCTFVVDGVDFKAHKAVLAACSAYFHTLFLDQKDVVHLDISNAAGLGQVLEFMYTAKLSLSSQNLEDVVAVATFLQMQEIVNACSAYQSLAFSTTSQSIQDLNDNKIEEGEQNIEKDPSETWSHDEEMLKTADDGGSKGVQEDPNETTPDDGQINSKTPDKPNQQTPGRGRPSKASNYAAPRKATAEREEMESPTKDVPECQDDNSDVDYTPKFPFKSEAGISYMSTRRRRTRRAPHRNHSQDNDSDEGNSASKTVNEEKEVEEGEMEEDEEEGDGEEDEEEEEDEGEDGQGTESGEERTQLQSGAVTDRTESRSYGSVTHKCEDCGKKFTHTGNFKRHIRIHTGEKPFSCRDCHKAFSDPAACKAHEKTHSPLKPYCCSSCGKSYRQISLLNLHRKRHTGKARYSCKDCGKLFTTSGNLKRHILVHSGEKPYHCNYCDRAFSDPTAKMRHLETHDADKGYSCPHCDKRFNQTGNLKAHLKIHITDGPLKCKECGKQFTTSGNLKRHLRVHSGEKPYICMHCQRAFADPGALQRHERIHTGEKPCLCRICGKGFTQASSLIAHVRQHTGEKPYVCDRCGKRFVQSSQLANHIRHHDNIRPHKCHNCKKAFVNVGDLSKHIIIHTGEKPFLCDKCGRGFNRVDNLRSHVKTVHQGKAGMKRLMDENEINIVTVTTEDIINLATKALAGSTVSQLTVVPVATSVSADETEALKAEIAKAVEKVQEADPNTQILFACDSCGEKFLDASSLAQHVRIHTAQALVMFQADSDFYHQYTAAATTVGEDVTTTWQPTSEQVIQGGELVFHTREVEAEGDEVTQEEGGEVVAQADPQPEEEDEAVTEEGQGEEMECGMCSDVALKNKNKMQSSQVLTGV; encoded by the exons AT GATGGACTTTCCCTGGCACAGTGGCAAGGTTTTGGAACAGCTCAACCACCAGCGCCAGCTGGGACTGCTGTGTGACTGTACCTTCGTGGTGGACGGGGTGGACTTCAAGGCCCACAAGGCCGTGCTCGCTGCCTGCAGCGCCTACTTCCACACCCTCTTTCTGGACCAGAAGGATGTGGTGCACCTGGACATCAGCAATGCAGCAG GTCTGGGCCAAGTCCTTGAGTTCATGTACACGGCCAAGCTGAGTCTGAGTTCTCAGAATTTGGAAGATGTGGTGGCAGTGGCCACGTTCCTTCAGATGCAGGAGATAGTCAATGCCTGCTCTGCTTACCAGTCGCTGGCTTTCTCCACAACATCCCAGTCAATACAAGACTTAAATGaca ACAAGATTGAGGAAGGAGAGCAGAACATAGAGAAGGATCCATCAGAGACATGGTCACATGACGAGGAGATGCTAAAAACAGCAGATGACGGAGGGTCAAAGGGCGTTCAGGAGGACCCGAACGAGACCACCCCAGACGATGGACAGATCAACAGTAAGACCCCCGACAAACCCAACCAACAGACCCCGGGGAGAGGAAGACCCTCCAAAGCCTCCAACTACGCCGCACCAAGAAAagccacagcagagagagaggagatggagagccCTACTAAAGATGTGCCTGAGTGTCAAGATGACAACTCGGATGTGGACTACACTCCCA AGTTTCCATTCAAGTCTGAAGCCGGTATATCTTACATGAGTACCAGGAGAAGAAGGACAAGGAGAGCTCCTCATCGCAACCACTCTCAGG ATAATGACTCCGATGAGGGGAACAGCGCATCAAAGACGGTAAATGAAGAAAAAGAGGTTgaagagggtgagatggaggaggatgaagaagagggagatggtgaggaggatgaagaagaggaggaggatgagggagaagaTGGCCAGGGGAcggagagcggagaggagaggacgcaGCTACAGTCGGGTGCCGTCACCGACCGCACCGAGTCACGGTCCTACGGCTCTGTGACACACAAGTGTGAG GACTGTGGAAAGAAGTTCACCCACACGGGTAACTTCAAAAGACACATCcgcattcacacaggagagaaacctttcaGCTGCCGTGACTGCCACAAGGCCTTCTCAGATCCGGCTGCCTGCAAGGCTCACGAGAAAACACACAG cCCCCTGAAACCCTACTGCTGCTCCTCGTGTGGGAAGAGCTATCGGCAGATCAGCCTGCTCAACCTGCACCGGAAAAGGCACACAGGCAAGGCCCGATACAGCTGCAAGGACTGTGGCAAGCTCTTCACCACGTCTGGCAACCTGAAGCGCCACATTCTGGTGCACAGCGGCGAGAAGCCGTATCACTGCAACTACTGCGACCGGGCCTTCTCCGACCCCACCGCTAAGATGCGCCACCTGGAGACCCACGACGCAGACAAGGGCTACAGCTGTCCACACTGCGATAAGCGGTTCAACCAG aCTGGGAATCTAAAGGCTCACCTGAAGATCCACATCACAGACGGCCCTCTGAAGTGCAAAGAGTGTGGCAAACAGTTCACCACTTCCG GGAACCTGAAGAGACACCTGCGCGTGCACAGTGGGGAGAAGCCCTATATCTGTATGCACTGCCAGAGAGCTTTCGCTGACCCAGGGGCACTGCAGAGACATGAGCGCATACACACAG GGGAGAAGCCGTGTCTGTGCCGGATCTGTGGGAAAGGGTTCACCCAGGCCAGTTCACTCATTGCTCATGTCCGCCAGCACACCGGAGAGAAGCCCTATGTCTGCGACCGCTGTGGCaaaag GTTTGTCCAGTCCAGTCAGCTGGCCAATCACATCCGTCACCATGATAACATCCGGCCACACAAGTGTCACAACTGCAAAAAGGCGTTTGTCAACGTCGGGGACCTCTCCAAGCATATCATCATTCACACAG GAGAGAAGCCCTTCCTGTGTGACAAGTGCGGTCGCGGGTTCAATCGTGTCGACAATCTACGCTCCCACGTCAAGACCGTCCACCAGGGTAAGGCTGGGATGAAGCGCCTG ATGGACGAAAATGAGATCAACATAGTCACTGTCACCACCGAGGACATCATCAACCTGGCAACGAAGGCCCTGGCTGGCAGCACTGTGTCCCAGCTGACAG TGGTGCCTGTGGCTACATCAGTGTCAGCAGATGAGACGGAGGCTCTGAAAGCTGAGATTGCGAAGGCTGTGGAGAAGGTGCAGGAAGCAG accccaACACTCAGATCCTGTTTGCATGCGACTCTTGCGGTGAGAAGTTCCTGGACGCCAGCTCACTGGCCCAACATGTGCGAATCCACACCGCCCAGGCCCTGGTCATGTTCCAAGCTGACTCTGACTTCTACCATCAGTACACCGCAGCTGCCACCACCGTGGGGGAAGATGTTACCACAACCTGGCAACCCACTTCCGAGCAGGTTATCCAGGGAGGGGAGCTCGTCTTCCACACCCGAGAGGTTGAGGCGGAAGGGGATGAGGTGActcaggaggagggaggagaggtggtggccCAAGCTGACCCCCAgccagaggaggaagatgaggctGTGACAGAAGAAGGacaaggagaagagatggagtgtggAATGTGCAGTGATGTGGCACTCAAGAATAAGAATAAAATGCAAAGCAGTCAAGTtcttactggggtctga
- the LOC124032011 gene encoding uncharacterized protein LOC124032011: protein MDNTSSSTREVESVFLNKHMLGYDSEDSISNIEIKEYEYVPGTESDSESSLEDFTALKDKCTTKARSAPKDGQLDKDVLGYDSEDSISSIEITEYEYVPEYEYVPGTESDSESSLEDFTALKDKCPTKARLEPKDGQLDKDRIGYNSEDSISSTEITRDECVSRTESDSESSLEHCTVLKNKAPTKARSAPKDGPKKTYKRHRNTESDTSVQESTSSLEVMHVTKTKDGSRRYTKKHYCLFCEKPQSKIARHLEMIHKSEAEVAKALSFPKNSKDRKLQLTILRKRGDRAHNMQVIREGKGVIVPCKQTSSPNGNPKDFLHCANCQGLFKRKFLWKHMKRCPLSGVRLKPGKTRVQAICAHAQPVPDGISKGLWKLVNDMTQDEVVDVIKRDKCIIQFGEQHYNIMGHRRANHELIRQKMRELGRLVLKGKHVSPLTRLEEYIDPANFLHTISAVKAVCGFDSDKNTLKTPSLALKLGHNLQKVADIVSCEARVSGNKKKAQKVEDFKHIYKTCWREYISCHAHKTFEENKFNAPLILTFAEDVKKLHIHLQEKQKTCYSQLSKEPNRKTWAQLAKVTLSQMTVFNRKRLGNASLMTVASFVSRDKTALHDDYGNSLSDVERALCQHFSRIEICGKRSRKVTVLLSPTMIKSMELLAEKREHCSVLKENIYMFAIPGCPTSFSGSDCLRLFAKKCGAKCPESLSSTKLRKHITMMSTVLNLNDTDMDLLADFLGHDLQMDKKYYRLPEGTLQLAKITKVLMAMEQGRLNEFKGKGLDQIHISPVECVELDEESDTDFTEETPGRSCEPQERTREAMAGRSGSKKRKWSEEDKGTVEETYIQFMDSGAPGNADSCMHQGSATSPQRAGLAGSEVLCQEQNYSTCEQEYQ from the exons ATGGACAATACATCTTCTTCAACCAGAGAAGTGGAGAGTGTATTT CTCAACAAACACATGCTTGGATATGATTCTGAAGATTCAATCAGCAACATAGAAATTAAAGAATATGAATATGTTCCAGGAACAGAAAGTGACAGTGAGAGCAGCTTAGAGGACTTCACTGCATTAAAGGACAAATGCACCACTAAAGCAAGATCTGCACCTAAAGATGGCCAACTTGACAAAGACGTGCTTGGTTATGATTCTGAAGACTCAATCAGCAGCATAGAAATAACAGAATATGAATATGTGCCAGAATATGAATATGTGCCAGGAACAGAAAGTGACAGTGAGAGCAGCTTAGAGGACTTCACTGCATTGAAGGACAAATGCCCTACTAAAGCAAGATTGGAACCTAAAGATGGCCAACTTGACAAAGACAGGATTGGATATAATTCTGAAGATTCAATCAGCAGCACAGAAATAACACGAGATGAATGTGTGTCAAGAACAGAAAGTGACAGTGAGAGCAGCTTGGAGCACTGCACTGTATTGAAGAACAAAGCCCCCACCAAAGCAAGATCTGCTCCTAAAGATGGTCCAAAAAAGACTTATAAGAGACATAGAAATACAGAATCTGACACCTCTGTGCAAGAATCGACAAGTTCACTTGAAGTCATGCACGTTACAAAGACTAAAGATGGATCAAGAAGATACACCAAAAAACATTACTGTCTCTTTTGTGAGAAACCACAATCAAAAATTGCCCGGCATCTGGAAATGATTCATAAAAGTGAAGCTGAAGTCGCAAAGGCCCTTTCTTTCCCAAAGAACTCCAAGGACAGAAAGCTCCAACTGACTATACTGAGGAAACGAGGGGACAGAGCACACAACATGCAAGTCATAAGAGAAGGCAAAGGTGTTATAGTTCCTTGTAAACAAACCAGTTCCCCAAATGGAAATCCAAAAGACTTCTTGCACTGTGCAAATTGCCAAGGACTCTTTAAAAGAAAATTCCTATGGAAACACATGAAACGGTGCCCACTGAGTGGTGTACGGCTGAAACCTGGTAAAACACGAGTGCAGGCTATTTGTGCCCATGCACAACCTGTGCCAGATGGGATAAGCAAGGGACTGTGGAAACTCGTCAATGATATGACACAAGATGAGGTGGTAGATGTCATAAAGAGAGACAAATGTATCATCCAGTTCGGGGAGCAACATTACAACATCATGGGACACAGACGTGCCAATCATGAATTGATACGGCAGAAAATGCGCGAGCTGGGGAGACTGGTTTTGAAAGGGAAGCATGTATCACCTCTCACGAGATTGGAGGAATACATTGATCCAGCCAACTTCCTCCACACAATCAGTGCAGTGAAAGCTGTTTGTGGCTTTGACAGTGATAAGAATACACTAAAGACACCTTCACTAGCCTTAAAACTTGGCCATAACCTTCAGAAGGTTGCAGACATAGTTAGTTGTGAGGCTAGGGTCTCCGGTAACAAGAAAAAGGCTCAGAAGGTAGAGGACTTCAAACATATCTATAAGACATGCTGGAGAGAGTACATTTCGTGTCATGCTCACAAAACATTTGAAGAAAATAAGTTCAATGCTCCACTGATCTTGACATTTGCTGAAGATGTCAAGAAACTGCACATCCACCTTCAAGAAAAACAGAAAACATGCTACAGCCAACTTTCCAAAGAACCTAACAGGAAGACGTGGGCACAGCTGGCTAAAGTCACTCTGTCACAAATGACGGTCTTTAACCGAAAAAGACTGGGGAATGCCTCCCTGATGACAGTGGCCTCATTCGTGTCTCGAGACAAAACTGCTTTACATGACGATTATGGGAACTCCCTTTCAGATGTTGAACGGGCGCTATGCCAACATTTTAGTCGCATAGAAATATGTGGAAAGCGATCAAGAAAAGTCACAGTGCTTCTATCCCCTACAATGATCAAATCAATGGAGCTGCTTGCAGAGAAGCGTGAACATTGCAGCGTTCTGAAGGAGAACATCTATATGTTCGCCATTCCAGGCTGTCCAACATCATTCAGCGGATCAGACTGCCTGCGTCTCTTTGCCAAGAAGTGTGGGGCTAAATGTCCAGAATCCCTCTCGTCCACCAAGTTGCGTAAACACATCACCATGATGTCTACTGTACTCAACTTAAATGACACCGACATGGACCTGCTAGCCGATTTCCTGGGACATGATCTACAGATGGACAAGAAATATTACAGGTTACCTGAGGGAACACTTCAGCTGGCAAAAATCACCAAAGTCCTCATGGCGATGGAGCAGGGAAGGCTAAACGAATTCAAGGGGAAAGGTCTTGACCAGATCCACATCAGTCCAGTGG AGTGTGTTGAGCTGGATGAAGAGAGTGATACAGACTTTACTGAAGAAACTCCTGGAAGGTCATGTGAGCCACAAG AGAGGACACGGGAGGCCATGGCAGGAAGATCAG GTTCTAAGAAGAGGAAGTGGAGTGAGGAGGACAAAGGGACAGTGGAAGAAACATATATTCAATTCATGGACTCTGGAGCTCCAGGGAATGCAGACTCTTGCATGCATCAAGGCAGTGCCACAAGCCCTCAGAGAGCGGGACTGGCGGGCAGTGAagtattatgtcaagaacagaaTTACAGCACATGTGAGCAGGAGTACCAATAA